In a single window of the Bacteroidia bacterium genome:
- a CDS encoding T9SS type A sorting domain-containing protein, giving the protein MKRPLLTMAAALSFCALNAQEDFTPQHRSCGTMEHQAMLEQQDPTIKQVREEIERNIQDYVSYFRTNPDNSLTAVVTIPTVFHVVWNTTAESLNVSRLNDQLAVLNADYRKLNTDWNLTPSVWQGLVADCEVQFCLAQRTPTGASTTGITYTQTTVTSFSTNNAVKYTANGGKDIWDRNKYLNVWVCDLSGGLLGYAQFPGGPAATDGVVIDYQYTGTTGASPPFNKGRTATHEVGHWLNLYHIWGDDNGACSGSDQVSDTPNAANYQFGCFSPSQVVTDACTTTSPGIMWMNYMDYTDDACMYMFTTGQKSRVTAIMNGTRVSLQTSNGCTPTSAGVDEYTAFAVNLIPNPSAGQFIVASPAYDLNDCEVKVFDALGNLIKSFHHTNGPEIKVDIRGVSEGIYFLQLDNGTGQITKRLVVSGQ; this is encoded by the coding sequence ATGAAGAGACCTTTACTAACCATGGCTGCCGCCCTCTCTTTTTGTGCATTGAATGCACAGGAGGACTTTACGCCGCAGCATCGCTCCTGTGGAACAATGGAGCATCAGGCTATGCTTGAACAACAGGATCCAACCATCAAACAGGTTCGCGAGGAAATTGAAAGAAATATCCAGGATTATGTTTCCTATTTCCGTACAAATCCTGATAATTCCCTGACAGCCGTGGTGACGATCCCAACGGTTTTTCATGTGGTGTGGAATACCACCGCAGAATCGCTTAATGTTAGCCGTCTCAACGATCAGCTCGCCGTTTTGAACGCTGATTACCGGAAACTGAACACCGACTGGAACCTGACACCTTCCGTGTGGCAGGGGTTGGTGGCGGATTGTGAGGTCCAGTTTTGTTTAGCCCAGCGGACGCCGACAGGAGCATCAACGACCGGCATCACTTATACTCAAACCACTGTTACCTCCTTTTCCACAAACAATGCAGTGAAGTACACCGCCAATGGAGGGAAGGATATTTGGGATAGAAACAAATACCTGAATGTCTGGGTGTGTGATTTGAGCGGCGGATTGTTAGGATATGCTCAATTTCCCGGAGGACCAGCCGCCACAGACGGAGTAGTGATAGATTACCAGTACACAGGAACTACTGGCGCGTCGCCTCCTTTCAACAAAGGGCGTACTGCCACGCATGAGGTGGGTCACTGGCTGAATTTGTATCATATCTGGGGAGATGATAACGGTGCTTGCAGCGGATCAGATCAGGTAAGCGATACCCCGAACGCTGCGAACTATCAGTTTGGTTGTTTCAGCCCGTCGCAGGTTGTTACGGATGCCTGCACTACCACTTCTCCCGGCATTATGTGGATGAACTACATGGACTATACAGACGATGCATGTATGTACATGTTTACCACAGGTCAGAAGAGTCGCGTGACTGCGATCATGAACGGAACGCGTGTGAGTTTACAAACATCGAATGGTTGTACGCCTACCAGCGCTGGTGTGGATGAGTATACGGCCTTTGCCGTGAACCTGATTCCTAACCCGAGTGCAGGTCAATTCATCGTAGCTTCACCCGCGTACGATCTGAACGATTGTGAGGTCAAAGTATTCGATGCACTCGGAAATCTTATTAAATCATTCCACCATACAAATGGTCCGGAGATTAAAGTAGATATTCGCGGTGTTTCAGAAGGTATTTATTTCCTTCAGTTGGATAATGGCACAGGACAAATCACCAAACGCCTGGTGGTGTCTGGTCAGTAA
- a CDS encoding tetratricopeptide repeat protein translates to MRKFQVILHSFAAILLLVGCQSPISEYYQAVNDTKEGDFRKAEFFFESYVTERPGFDSAWFYLGYCKQKGGDLRGAVKCYDEVTRLNPTYYEVYNTRGICKGMLGDPDGELREYDRCIELAPDFHRPYYNRGNLKYDRGDLPGALSDYSRAIELYPGYSKAHFNRASVLDDLRRYDEALRDYYAAVKDSSIAGETFYQIAMDQLILGDTVLACRALDSALTHGYFKAGSELNLYCK, encoded by the coding sequence ATGAGGAAGTTCCAGGTCATTTTGCATTCCTTTGCGGCAATACTGCTACTGGTCGGCTGCCAAAGCCCTATTTCGGAATATTACCAGGCTGTGAATGACACCAAGGAGGGGGATTTCCGGAAAGCTGAATTCTTCTTTGAATCCTATGTAACGGAGCGGCCCGGATTTGACTCTGCATGGTTTTATCTGGGCTATTGCAAGCAAAAAGGGGGGGATCTTCGCGGTGCTGTCAAATGTTACGATGAAGTAACAAGGCTGAATCCAACCTATTATGAGGTGTATAACACCCGAGGTATTTGCAAGGGTATGCTGGGAGATCCGGACGGGGAACTGCGTGAATATGACCGGTGTATCGAACTTGCGCCTGACTTTCACCGCCCCTACTATAACCGGGGAAATCTCAAGTACGATCGCGGAGATTTACCCGGCGCCCTCAGTGATTATTCCCGTGCCATCGAACTCTACCCTGGATATTCCAAAGCCCATTTCAACCGGGCCAGTGTTCTGGATGATCTCCGGCGATATGACGAAGCGCTCCGGGATTATTATGCGGCTGTAAAAGATTCGTCCATCGCCGGAGAGACCTTTTACCAGATTGCTATGGATCAGCTGATTCTGGGCGATACGGTTCTGGCTTGCCGCGCACTGGACAGCGCGCTTACGCACGGATATTTCAAAGCAGGTTCTGAATTAAACCTTTATTGCAAATAA
- a CDS encoding DUF3127 domain-containing protein, translating into MFNVNGTIKEVFSEQQVNDRFKKREFVLTVNTSQYPQYVLFQLTQDKCSLIDPFQPGEEIKVHFNLRGREWKDREGKIRYFNSLEAWKLEKAGTVSNTPTPSSHSEPVPESFSNKGTDDDLPF; encoded by the coding sequence ATGTTCAATGTTAACGGAACCATCAAAGAAGTATTTTCTGAACAGCAGGTAAACGACCGGTTTAAGAAAAGAGAATTCGTACTCACAGTAAATACTTCCCAATACCCTCAGTATGTCCTGTTTCAGCTTACACAGGATAAATGCAGTCTGATTGATCCCTTTCAGCCGGGAGAAGAGATAAAAGTACATTTCAACCTGCGGGGCAGGGAATGGAAAGACAGGGAAGGAAAGATCCGTTATTTTAATTCCCTTGAAGCCTGGAAGCTTGAGAAAGCAGGAACAGTAAGCAATACTCCCACTCCTTCATCGCATTCGGAACCGGTTCCGGAAAGTTTCAGTAATAAAGGGACTGACGACGATTTGCCCTTCTAA
- a CDS encoding ABC transporter permease, translated as MKRNRLAVFGMVTIGLCVLISLLGPNITPDSTPNGSIVVSELREKPPGYTARFLLVRKNIEEDDRSWISKAWNGRQNMYDHHPIIDYRFDGNFIYVKPYMGEGVISRQEVPHDIADVVFALDENQKQEVDSSAGKFRIHEKDNTELITISREELYTRIEEDFIVDRTYWLGTDQLGRDMLTRLLLGTRVSLSVGVVSVVISLFIGILLGAISGFFRGWVDDFIMWVINVVWSIPTLLLVIAITLALGKGLGQVFIAVGLTMWVDVARVVRGQTLSLREKEFVEAGRALGFTDFRIIIRHIMPNVMGPVIVICAANFANAILIEAGLSFLGIGAQPPTASWGAMINDHRQYLFTDSSYLAIVPGLAIMILVLAFMLVGNGLRDALDAKAIDEDQVMGY; from the coding sequence ATGAAGAGGAATCGTCTTGCAGTGTTCGGGATGGTTACTATCGGATTATGTGTACTTATATCACTGCTCGGTCCGAACATTACACCGGATTCTACCCCAAACGGAAGCATTGTGGTTTCAGAGTTGCGTGAAAAACCACCTGGCTACACCGCCAGGTTTCTCCTCGTTCGTAAGAATATAGAAGAAGATGACCGAAGCTGGATCTCTAAAGCATGGAATGGTCGTCAGAATATGTACGATCATCATCCCATTATCGATTACCGCTTTGACGGAAACTTTATCTATGTAAAACCTTACATGGGCGAAGGGGTGATCTCAAGGCAGGAGGTCCCTCATGACATAGCAGATGTGGTTTTTGCGCTGGATGAGAATCAAAAGCAGGAGGTAGATTCCTCTGCCGGGAAATTCCGGATACACGAAAAGGATAATACCGAACTTATTACTATTTCCAGAGAAGAATTATATACCCGGATCGAAGAGGATTTTATCGTAGACCGCACCTATTGGCTCGGCACAGATCAACTTGGCCGCGATATGCTTACGCGTTTACTGCTGGGTACCAGGGTGTCACTCTCGGTGGGTGTGGTGTCGGTAGTCATTTCACTTTTTATCGGTATCCTGCTAGGCGCCATCTCTGGTTTCTTCAGAGGCTGGGTGGATGATTTCATAATGTGGGTTATTAACGTGGTCTGGAGTATTCCCACCCTCCTGCTGGTAATAGCTATCACACTTGCGCTGGGAAAGGGACTAGGACAAGTTTTTATAGCCGTGGGCCTTACCATGTGGGTAGATGTGGCAAGAGTGGTCAGAGGACAAACGCTGAGTCTGAGAGAAAAGGAGTTTGTTGAAGCCGGACGTGCGCTGGGATTTACAGATTTCAGGATTATTATCCGGCATATCATGCCCAACGTCATGGGACCAGTGATCGTAATCTGTGCGGCAAATTTCGCGAATGCTATCCTGATTGAAGCGGGACTGAGTTTTCTGGGTATTGGTGCACAACCGCCTACGGCATCATGGGGAGCCATGATCAATGATCACCGCCAGTATCTTTTTACAGATTCCTCCTACCTCGCAATAGTTCCGGGCCTCGCGATCATGATCCTTGTACTGGCGTTTATGCTCGTTGGAAACGGCCTGAGGGATGCGCTTGATGCAAAAGCGATCGACGAAGATCAGGTGATGGGATATTAG
- a CDS encoding glycosyltransferase: MNRPDISMVKYSVIVPFRNEPEMGELITCLSKQSISFSDWELLLISDHNSELELEAVKEMVRLFPRMNISVFPLPEDLQGKKAALTFGISKATGGIVLTTDADCRPSGAWISEMTAGFSNHSVKMIVGNVRMIGAGGLLAAYQELEHFAFYTISAFSCGWGNPRLCTGASLAFRKSCFFEVNGYEGNEKISSGDDMFLMRKMAGSPGAVLHAGAREATVLTFPALSQNQFFAQRLRWLSKMHSFSDQNALSLFVVDTIVKVMLFLMPLVFGALGYWEWVYFIPLFIRWFIDFLLVLLPSIRFRRMAMLIWSVPAFLMSVWVQSRLLAGLINKPELQWKGRVVVDGR; this comes from the coding sequence ATGAACCGGCCTGACATCAGCATGGTTAAATACAGCGTCATCGTGCCCTTTCGTAATGAGCCGGAAATGGGAGAACTGATTACTTGTTTATCGAAGCAGAGCATTTCTTTTTCTGATTGGGAACTTCTACTGATCAGTGATCATAATTCTGAATTGGAGCTGGAAGCGGTAAAGGAAATGGTCCGGTTGTTCCCTCGCATGAACATATCCGTGTTTCCGCTTCCGGAGGACCTTCAGGGTAAAAAGGCTGCACTAACATTCGGTATCAGTAAGGCAACCGGAGGGATCGTTCTTACTACAGATGCTGATTGCAGACCTTCCGGTGCCTGGATCTCGGAAATGACGGCTGGATTTTCTAATCATTCAGTAAAAATGATTGTAGGGAATGTGCGAATGATAGGTGCCGGAGGATTATTGGCGGCTTATCAGGAGCTGGAGCATTTCGCTTTTTATACCATAAGTGCATTCTCATGCGGATGGGGAAATCCGCGTCTTTGTACGGGTGCTTCACTCGCTTTTCGTAAGTCCTGCTTTTTCGAAGTCAATGGTTATGAAGGAAATGAAAAAATCAGTTCAGGTGATGATATGTTCCTGATGCGGAAAATGGCCGGATCCCCCGGGGCTGTGTTACATGCCGGGGCCAGAGAGGCCACGGTGCTGACCTTTCCCGCACTGAGCCAAAATCAGTTCTTCGCCCAACGCCTGCGATGGCTCTCCAAAATGCACTCTTTTTCCGACCAAAATGCGCTGAGCCTTTTTGTTGTGGATACGATTGTTAAAGTGATGCTCTTTCTGATGCCACTGGTATTCGGGGCACTTGGATATTGGGAATGGGTCTATTTTATCCCCCTGTTTATCAGATGGTTCATTGACTTTTTGTTAGTACTTTTACCCTCTATCCGCTTCCGGCGAATGGCAATGCTGATATGGTCAGTTCCGGCATTTTTAATGTCGGTTTGGGTTCAGTCAAGATTGCTTGCAGGTTTGATCAACAAACCCGAGTTACAATGGAAGGGCAGGGTAGTGGTCGACGGTAGATGA
- a CDS encoding flippase-like domain-containing protein, with protein MFHRAFMFPDAAVYFGVFILLIPVNWLLEAVKWRVLLHRIGLSVSFSTALTAVLKGLAVGILTPNRVGEFLGRIMDIHPPLRPRGIMLSVINSLTQLLTTVSAAGIAWVVYRWHFSGIIQMVDEVLLPVGDMLMYAFVFLLFSAVIMYVVSAGKFVSRWGEKFSSLLKTVHQVGAFTVMKVTGLSVLRYLVFLVQYWLILRWFGIVDADWTGWILIPMVFFVTSVIPGLLVFPLDISIRGASAVLFLSPVCADAEAVLFASLMIWCFNLAIPALSGAALMFKKNEPA; from the coding sequence ATGTTCCACAGGGCGTTCATGTTCCCGGATGCCGCAGTATATTTTGGAGTTTTTATATTGCTCATTCCTGTCAACTGGTTACTGGAAGCTGTAAAGTGGAGGGTGCTCCTGCACCGAATCGGTCTCTCGGTTTCTTTCAGTACCGCCCTTACTGCCGTGTTAAAAGGTTTGGCGGTTGGAATCCTTACACCAAACAGAGTGGGAGAGTTCCTGGGCAGAATCATGGATATACACCCACCCCTGCGCCCCCGGGGAATTATGCTATCGGTGATTAATTCCCTTACACAGTTGCTCACCACGGTAAGTGCGGCAGGTATCGCCTGGGTGGTTTACCGCTGGCATTTTTCAGGAATTATTCAGATGGTGGACGAAGTGTTACTTCCTGTCGGTGATATGCTGATGTATGCATTCGTTTTCCTACTCTTTTCCGCAGTTATTATGTATGTTGTCAGCGCAGGTAAGTTCGTGAGCCGTTGGGGTGAGAAGTTTTCGTCATTACTGAAAACGGTTCACCAGGTTGGGGCATTCACAGTGATGAAAGTCACGGGTCTTTCGGTTCTCCGGTACCTGGTTTTTCTGGTGCAGTATTGGCTGATACTGCGCTGGTTTGGGATCGTAGATGCGGACTGGACCGGGTGGATCCTGATACCAATGGTATTTTTTGTTACCTCTGTGATTCCCGGATTGCTCGTCTTTCCGCTGGACATATCCATTCGGGGAGCATCCGCGGTTCTTTTCCTTAGCCCGGTATGCGCCGATGCAGAAGCGGTTCTTTTTGCATCACTGATGATTTGGTGTTTTAACCTGGCAATTCCTGCACTTTCCGGAGCGGCTCTTATGTTCAAGAAGAATGAACCGGCCTGA
- the ruvC gene encoding crossover junction endodeoxyribonuclease RuvC: protein MATGKSIGKKPVSDKVILGIDPGTNVMGYGIIRVSGPITTLIHLDVFRMEKLEDHAMKLKAIFESTLQLIERYQPDELAVEAPFFGKNVQSMLKLGRAQGVAIAAALYRNIPIFEYSPRKIKQAITGNGSASKEQVAAMLKQLLHIQQMPKLLDATDGLAVALCHHFQSGGAQAGGKKYSGWEGFLKANPGRGSKK, encoded by the coding sequence ATGGCCACAGGCAAAAGTATTGGAAAAAAACCAGTGTCTGATAAAGTGATTCTGGGTATTGACCCGGGAACAAATGTAATGGGATACGGGATTATTCGTGTTTCGGGTCCGATCACCACTCTCATCCATCTGGATGTATTCAGAATGGAAAAACTCGAAGATCATGCTATGAAGCTAAAGGCAATTTTCGAAAGCACCCTTCAATTGATCGAAAGGTATCAGCCCGACGAACTGGCAGTGGAAGCCCCCTTTTTCGGTAAAAATGTGCAGTCCATGCTCAAACTCGGCCGGGCGCAGGGGGTAGCCATTGCAGCGGCTCTCTACCGGAATATTCCAATCTTCGAATACTCACCCCGTAAGATCAAGCAGGCCATCACGGGTAACGGAAGTGCCTCTAAGGAGCAGGTGGCAGCTATGCTGAAGCAGCTACTACACATCCAACAAATGCCGAAACTTCTGGATGCCACGGACGGTCTTGCCGTTGCACTTTGTCATCATTTTCAGAGTGGCGGCGCACAGGCTGGCGGAAAAAAATACTCCGGCTGGGAAGGATTTCTGAAAGCCAATCCCGGGCGAGGCTCAAAGAAGTGA
- a CDS encoding HIT family protein → MPSIFSRIVNGELPCHRIAEEQRYMAFLDVMPLEKGHTLVIPKKETDYIFDLEPEEYNGLWIFSRKIAAAIGNSVPCKRVGIAVIGLEVPHAHIHLIPLNSGTINFSLPKLKLAEKEMQEIAAKIRKAYSLL, encoded by the coding sequence ATGCCAAGTATCTTCTCGCGTATCGTAAACGGTGAATTACCCTGCCATAGAATTGCAGAGGAACAACGCTATATGGCCTTTCTTGATGTGATGCCCTTGGAGAAAGGACATACACTCGTGATACCAAAAAAGGAGACAGATTACATCTTTGATCTTGAGCCTGAAGAATACAATGGGCTTTGGATTTTTTCACGCAAAATAGCCGCAGCGATCGGCAACTCCGTTCCGTGTAAGCGGGTGGGAATTGCAGTGATCGGCCTGGAGGTTCCGCATGCTCATATACATCTTATTCCGCTGAACAGCGGTACAATCAATTTTTCCCTCCCGAAATTAAAATTGGCGGAAAAGGAAATGCAGGAAATAGCAGCAAAAATCCGGAAAGCCTACTCACTTCTTTGA
- the greA gene encoding transcription elongation factor GreA, which translates to MAHVNYVTEEGLKKLKEELNYLKTKERSSISRQIAEARDKGDLSENAEYDAAKEAQGLLELKISKLEDLLANSRIIDNSKMDNSKVHILSKVKIRNTGNNASMTYTIVPEQEANLKEGKISVDSPIGKGLLGKKVGEKAEIRVPSGVMIFEVVDISS; encoded by the coding sequence ATGGCACACGTAAATTATGTGACGGAAGAGGGTTTAAAAAAGCTCAAGGAGGAGCTTAATTACCTGAAAACCAAGGAAAGATCCAGTATCTCTCGGCAGATCGCAGAGGCCCGTGATAAGGGAGACCTTTCTGAAAATGCCGAATACGATGCGGCAAAGGAAGCTCAGGGACTGCTTGAATTGAAGATCTCCAAGCTGGAGGATCTTCTGGCCAACTCACGTATTATTGATAATTCCAAAATGGACAATTCCAAAGTCCATATCCTGTCAAAGGTGAAAATCCGCAATACCGGAAACAATGCATCAATGACTTATACAATTGTTCCTGAGCAGGAGGCAAACCTGAAGGAGGGTAAAATTTCTGTTGATTCGCCAATTGGAAAGGGATTGCTTGGGAAAAAGGTGGGGGAGAAGGCGGAAATCAGAGTTCCTTCCGGGGTAATGATTTTTGAAGTAGTAGACATTTCAAGTTAG
- a CDS encoding PorV/PorQ family protein — protein MKAMIDPKKVALAALVLISGAMSAGNEDRAGQAGATELLINPWARSSGWGGANSAFVRGLEAQFLNVAGTAFTKKTEMLFTRTSWLVGTDIHIAAFGFTQKVGSTGVLGLGIMSMNFGEIDITTTELPEGGIGTYSPQFMNIGLSYAKTFSDNIYGGMNLKIISESISDLKARGVALDAGIQYVAGKYDQIKFGIALKNVGPRLKFEGDGLSFKTPLPNGNAGTMTVEQRSEPFELPSLINIGFGYDFYFASDSANMKTHRLTTGVNFTSNSFSKDELRIGLEYAYKSWIMVHAGYSYEKGIMNKEDRTTAFTGPSAGFTVELPFGKNGSTFGLDYSYRFTNPFSGCHAIGARINL, from the coding sequence AATGATAGATCCGAAAAAAGTAGCCCTCGCCGCCTTGGTCCTGATCAGCGGAGCCATGAGCGCAGGAAACGAAGACCGTGCCGGCCAGGCCGGTGCAACGGAGTTACTCATCAATCCCTGGGCGCGTAGTTCAGGTTGGGGAGGAGCGAACTCCGCATTCGTACGAGGACTGGAAGCCCAGTTTCTGAATGTTGCTGGAACGGCCTTTACCAAAAAGACCGAGATGCTATTCACACGCACCAGCTGGCTGGTGGGAACGGATATCCACATTGCCGCGTTCGGATTCACACAAAAAGTGGGTTCTACAGGGGTGCTCGGACTCGGAATAATGTCAATGAATTTCGGTGAAATTGATATTACAACCACCGAACTTCCAGAGGGTGGAATCGGAACCTATTCGCCTCAGTTCATGAACATAGGACTTTCTTATGCCAAAACGTTTTCGGATAATATCTACGGAGGAATGAATCTGAAGATCATCAGCGAATCAATCTCCGACCTGAAAGCACGCGGAGTGGCCCTGGATGCAGGTATTCAGTATGTTGCCGGTAAGTATGATCAGATAAAGTTTGGTATTGCATTGAAAAATGTGGGCCCGCGTCTGAAATTCGAAGGAGATGGTCTTTCCTTCAAAACACCACTTCCAAATGGAAACGCCGGAACCATGACCGTTGAACAACGCTCAGAGCCCTTTGAATTACCATCGCTGATTAACATTGGTTTCGGATACGATTTCTATTTTGCATCCGACTCGGCAAATATGAAGACGCACCGTTTGACTACGGGAGTGAACTTTACTTCTAATTCCTTCTCCAAGGATGAGTTGCGTATTGGTTTGGAGTATGCTTACAAGAGCTGGATCATGGTGCACGCTGGATATAGTTACGAGAAAGGCATCATGAACAAGGAGGATCGGACGACCGCATTCACCGGCCCGAGCGCAGGATTTACGGTTGAACTTCCTTTTGGTAAAAATGGTTCGACATTCGGATTGGATTATTCCTACCGCTTCACAAACCCGTTCAGTGGCTGTCATGCTATCGGCGCCAGGATCAATTTGTAA